Part of the Oikeobacillus pervagus genome is shown below.
TATTCGTTGTATGAGATCAGGTAATGCCTTTTTTGTTTGCTTGGCAGAATCAGAGGCATGGAGGAGGATGATATCTCCATTCCTAGCCTTAGACCCATTTTCAATGATTTTATTCACTCCCGGATTTTTCCAATCATTCGTATTTACACTCCAATGGACGATCGTGAGTCCATATTGGTTAGCAATTTGAATGACCCTTTTATCAAAATGACCTGTAGGCGCGCGCAGCAATTTAATATCCTTTACCTGGAGCTTTTTAAACACTGCTTGAGCTTTTTGAATATCCTTTCTAATTTCTGAATTCTCAAGACTTGTATAATCTGTATATGAATATCCAAGTATTCCGATTTCAAATTTATTTTCCACTATTTTCTTCACCAAATCAGGATGCCTTTCCGCCCAAGACCCAGATAGAAAAAAAGTGGCTCTATTTATATTGTTTTTAATCAGTGTTTC
Proteins encoded:
- the pdaB gene encoding polysaccharide deacetylase family sporulation protein PdaB, with the protein product MNFIYVLNGKKIKNTLLIVLISFFTAVLLFTQNIVHIPVFSVKDGPKAIYKGENGIALTFDLGWGDERAEPIIETLIKNNINRATFFLSGSWAERHPDLVKKIVENKFEIGILGYSYTDYTSLENSEIRKDIQKAQAVFKKLQVKDIKLLRAPTGHFDKRVIQIANQYGLTIVHWSVNTNDWKNPGVNKIIENGSKARNGDIILLHASDSAKQTKKALPDLIQRIKDKGDFVTVSDMMTNGKVHTTLVP